The proteins below come from a single Mesobacillus jeotgali genomic window:
- a CDS encoding methyl-accepting chemotaxis protein yields MKNIEEIKKEDLERKNSLIVKATLVSVVLAAVVGIAMQKELAVILSIIVGGGVGVAAVALLHYTKRLTTFIPYLSVIIVSAVLFLIMETSVSPTAYTLLYFILAAAAIYMDRRLLFMASGLGFMLISLFTWLHHDALPLETKNYVTIYLLYMLVTVMLGFQFSIAKKLAQTIESAKQETEELLIKDLETRKVIESNTRSIANLIDEVKFKSKENYQFSKEMTQSVAEISAGINIQSDSVVDISQSLEKTNQVITRTSSLVEKLNQNAMAAEKVSDKGDELMSSLISELTASYENMQNVNSHILSLSALIKETARFASDIQGIASQTNLLALNASIEAARAGDSGKGFAVVAEEVRKLADITSHTATQITENLTSVMSDTSKTKKGVNLTAEKLTENLELAAETMEAFETIHQTFRVLKSDISEQDELTRTILESSMAIESSITGFSSVIQQASAALEEISSAAISQSEHHEQLFKSVEAAHHSLDNLIKPQQK; encoded by the coding sequence ATGAAAAATATTGAAGAAATAAAAAAAGAGGATTTGGAAAGGAAAAATTCCCTAATCGTCAAAGCCACTCTTGTATCTGTCGTTCTGGCTGCGGTAGTTGGTATTGCCATGCAAAAGGAACTTGCCGTAATTCTTTCAATCATCGTCGGCGGAGGTGTTGGCGTTGCTGCTGTCGCATTGCTTCACTATACCAAAAGGTTAACAACTTTCATTCCTTACCTTTCCGTTATCATTGTATCTGCTGTTCTGTTCTTGATTATGGAAACAAGCGTTTCGCCGACTGCCTATACCCTTCTTTATTTTATCCTTGCTGCTGCAGCAATCTACATGGACAGGAGATTGCTTTTCATGGCATCCGGCCTTGGATTCATGCTTATTTCACTGTTCACATGGCTGCATCATGATGCACTGCCGCTGGAAACAAAAAACTATGTAACAATCTATCTATTGTACATGCTGGTCACAGTCATGCTTGGTTTCCAGTTTTCTATTGCCAAAAAACTGGCTCAGACAATTGAGTCAGCAAAGCAGGAAACAGAGGAACTCTTAATCAAGGATTTAGAGACAAGGAAAGTCATTGAAAGTAATACAAGGAGCATCGCAAATCTGATTGATGAGGTGAAATTCAAGAGTAAGGAAAATTATCAATTTTCGAAGGAAATGACCCAGTCTGTGGCAGAGATATCTGCAGGAATCAATATCCAGTCAGATTCTGTCGTAGATATTTCTCAATCTCTTGAAAAAACCAATCAGGTCATCACCCGGACATCTTCCCTTGTCGAAAAACTGAATCAGAACGCAATGGCCGCTGAAAAAGTCTCAGATAAAGGCGATGAGCTGATGTCCAGTCTAATTTCAGAATTGACAGCTTCCTATGAAAATATGCAGAATGTCAATTCACATATCTTATCTCTTTCCGCGCTGATCAAGGAAACAGCCAGGTTTGCATCAGATATCCAGGGAATTGCTTCCCAGACTAATTTGCTGGCATTGAACGCATCCATCGAGGCAGCCCGTGCTGGAGACAGCGGCAAGGGGTTCGCTGTCGTTGCGGAAGAAGTAAGAAAGCTTGCTGACATCACCAGTCATACAGCGACACAGATTACCGAAAACTTAACAAGCGTTATGAGTGATACTTCCAAAACAAAAAAAGGAGTCAACCTGACAGCTGAAAAACTTACAGAAAACCTCGAATTAGCAGCAGAAACAATGGAAGCATTCGAAACGATCCATCAAACTTTCAGAGTTTTAAAGAGTGACATATCAGAGCAAGATGAATTAACAAGGACAATCCTGGAATCGTCCATGGCAATCGAAAGTTCCATTACCGGATTCAGCTCCGTCATCCAGCAGGCAAGCGCTGCACTGGAGGAAATATCATCTGCTGCAATTTCACAAAGTGAACATCATGAGCAATTATTTAAATCTGTGGAAGCGGCGCATCATTCCTTAGATAACTTAATCAAGCCGCAGCAAAAATAA
- the nusB gene encoding transcription antitermination factor NusB has product MKRRTAREKALQALFQIDISKVEVSDAIEHVLEEEAGDDYLNKLVNGTVQHQQEIDEEIKVYLEKWSLDRLAAVDRNLLRLAVYELKYCNEEVPMNVVLDEAIEIAKLYGDDQSSRFINGVLSKVKQSIS; this is encoded by the coding sequence ATGAAAAGAAGAACAGCACGAGAAAAGGCATTACAAGCCTTATTCCAGATTGATATAAGCAAGGTGGAAGTTTCTGACGCGATTGAGCATGTGCTTGAAGAAGAAGCCGGGGATGATTATCTGAACAAGCTTGTGAACGGCACTGTCCAGCACCAGCAGGAAATTGATGAGGAGATCAAGGTATACCTGGAAAAGTGGTCCCTCGACCGACTAGCAGCTGTTGACCGGAATCTTCTTCGACTGGCTGTATACGAATTGAAGTATTGCAACGAAGAGGTACCGATGAATGTCGTTCTTGATGAAGCGATCGAAATTGCTAAATTATATGGGGATGACCAATCAAGCCGATTTATTAATGGTGTTCTGTCTAAAGTAAAGCAGAGTATTTCCTAA
- a CDS encoding SpoIIIAH-like family protein has product MLLKKQTVWLLTMLSLVVVLSVYYITSPEQQKADLAGVEEQKAEEKETAATESEDGKTVISGVASDEKFEALRMKLEEQRTKMKEDLQAIVASTDLPAQDRSDAIEKMNELDEVTQKEFTLETLIKSMGYEDALVRADGENVRITVKAKEHSASAANEIIQMVRTELGSMQHVAVQFEPVK; this is encoded by the coding sequence ATGTTATTGAAAAAGCAAACAGTGTGGTTGTTAACGATGTTAAGTCTTGTAGTGGTGCTATCGGTTTACTATATCACTTCACCTGAACAGCAAAAAGCGGATCTGGCAGGAGTTGAGGAGCAGAAGGCTGAAGAAAAAGAAACAGCAGCAACTGAATCCGAAGATGGCAAAACAGTTATCTCTGGCGTCGCAAGCGATGAAAAGTTCGAGGCACTTCGCATGAAGCTGGAAGAACAGCGCACTAAAATGAAGGAAGACCTTCAGGCGATTGTTGCATCTACAGACCTGCCTGCTCAAGACCGCAGCGATGCAATTGAAAAGATGAACGAGCTGGATGAAGTAACTCAAAAGGAATTCACTCTTGAAACATTGATCAAGTCAATGGGTTATGAAGACGCACTTGTCCGTGCGGACGGAGAGAATGTCAGAATCACAGTAAAAGCTAAGGAACATTCAGCATCTGCCGCAAACGAAATCATCCAGATGGTCCGTACAGAGCTAGGCTCAATGCAGCATGTAGCAGTACAATTCGAGCCTGTAAAATAA
- the folD gene encoding bifunctional methylenetetrahydrofolate dehydrogenase/methenyltetrahydrofolate cyclohydrolase FolD: MAAIIIDGKEIAKKKKLEIADQVQELKKQGVTPGLAVILVGDNQASRTYVNSKQKTARELGMHNVLIEYPVSITEQELLAKIDELNKDEDIHGILVQLPLPEHISEKNLIEAISPEKDVDGFHPINIGRMMTGQDAFLPCTPYGVMVMMKEIEMDLSGKHVVVVGRSNIVGKPAGQLFLNENATVTYCHSRTKDLKEHTKQADVIVAAVGKADLITADHIRPGAVVIDVGMNRNDLGKLCGDVAYDEVKEKAGYITPVPGGVGPMTIAMLMYNTLKSAKNHMNRLQNSNL; encoded by the coding sequence ATGGCTGCTATTATTATTGATGGAAAAGAAATTGCCAAAAAGAAAAAACTCGAAATCGCCGACCAGGTCCAGGAGCTAAAAAAGCAGGGAGTAACTCCAGGCCTGGCAGTGATTCTTGTCGGTGATAACCAGGCATCGAGAACGTATGTTAACAGTAAGCAAAAAACGGCAAGAGAACTTGGTATGCATAATGTCCTGATAGAGTACCCTGTCTCCATTACCGAGCAAGAGTTGCTGGCAAAAATAGACGAACTCAACAAGGATGAGGATATTCACGGTATTTTAGTGCAGCTTCCGCTTCCAGAGCATATCAGTGAAAAGAACCTGATTGAAGCTATTTCCCCTGAAAAAGATGTTGATGGCTTCCATCCAATCAATATCGGCAGGATGATGACTGGCCAGGATGCTTTTTTACCATGCACGCCATATGGTGTAATGGTCATGATGAAGGAGATCGAGATGGATCTTTCCGGGAAGCATGTGGTCGTTGTTGGCAGGAGCAATATTGTCGGCAAACCGGCAGGTCAACTTTTCCTGAACGAAAACGCAACCGTTACATATTGTCACTCGAGGACAAAAGACTTAAAGGAACACACGAAACAGGCAGATGTCATTGTAGCCGCAGTCGGGAAAGCCGACTTGATTACAGCTGACCATATCAGGCCAGGCGCTGTGGTCATCGATGTTGGCATGAACCGCAATGACCTTGGAAAGCTTTGCGGTGATGTAGCCTATGATGAAGTCAAAGAAAAAGCCGGGTATATCACTCCTGTGCCTGGCGGTGTTGGCCCAATGACCATTGCCATGTTGATGTACAACACCCTGAAGTCTGCAAAGAATCATATGAACAGACTTCAAAATTCAAATTTATAA
- the spoIIIAE gene encoding stage III sporulation protein AE — protein MKQRLQFILGIILIQLFFFIPVVQAVGDEEQTNTMINPDKIASAQLEDLNIDELKGFWEDIINKYDGYLPESQKGSLYDFISGEKKFSLKEWFKGILNFAFHEFIVNGKLLGSLILLTVFSMFLQALQNSFEKSTISKVAYSIVFMVLIIIALNSFHVVVDYTNDAIGTMIQFILALIPLLLALMATSGGLISAAFFHPVIIFMMNTSGMFIQYVVLPLLFLSTLLSIVSILSEQYKVTQLASMLRNWSVGLLGILLTVFLGVISVQGASSAVTDGVTVKTAKFITGNFVPVIGRVFTDATDTVISASMLLKNTVGIAGVAILLIIAAFPAVKILMVAFIYKFAAAILQPLGGGPVINCLDIISKSIIYVFAALGIVSLMFFLTITVIIAAGNLTMMVR, from the coding sequence TTGAAGCAGCGTTTGCAGTTCATACTTGGCATTATACTAATCCAGTTATTTTTTTTCATTCCGGTTGTACAAGCTGTTGGTGATGAAGAGCAAACCAACACAATGATCAATCCGGATAAAATTGCCTCAGCCCAGCTTGAGGACTTGAATATTGATGAACTCAAAGGTTTCTGGGAGGACATTATCAACAAATATGATGGTTATTTACCAGAAAGCCAGAAAGGCAGTTTATATGATTTCATCAGTGGTGAAAAAAAGTTTTCGTTGAAGGAATGGTTTAAAGGGATTCTGAATTTTGCTTTTCACGAGTTTATCGTCAATGGAAAATTACTAGGTTCCTTGATTTTGCTTACCGTTTTCAGCATGTTTCTTCAGGCCCTGCAAAATTCTTTTGAAAAAAGCACCATCAGCAAGGTAGCCTATTCCATTGTGTTCATGGTCCTCATTATTATTGCGCTCAATAGCTTTCATGTGGTCGTTGATTACACAAATGATGCAATTGGAACAATGATTCAATTTATTCTTGCCTTGATCCCGCTGCTGCTGGCACTGATGGCAACATCCGGCGGCCTGATATCGGCAGCTTTTTTCCATCCAGTCATCATTTTCATGATGAACACAAGCGGAATGTTCATTCAATATGTCGTGCTGCCGCTCTTATTCCTTTCCACCCTCTTGAGCATCGTTAGCATATTGTCAGAGCAATACAAGGTCACACAGCTGGCCAGTATGCTCCGAAACTGGAGTGTCGGACTGCTTGGGATTTTGCTGACCGTATTCCTTGGTGTCATTTCGGTTCAGGGGGCATCGTCAGCGGTGACAGATGGAGTCACTGTCAAGACTGCTAAATTCATCACTGGAAACTTTGTCCCGGTCATTGGCCGGGTGTTCACGGATGCGACGGACACGGTCATCAGCGCCTCGATGCTGCTTAAGAACACGGTCGGTATAGCGGGAGTTGCGATTCTGCTGATCATCGCAGCTTTTCCGGCAGTGAAAATCCTGATGGTTGCATTTATCTATAAATTTGCAGCAGCGATTCTCCAGCCGCTTGGTGGCGGACCCGTCATAAATTGTCTCGATATCATCAGCAAAAGCATCATCTATGTTTTTGCTGCACTTGGTATTGTTTCCTTGATGTTTTTCCTGACAATCACGGTTATTATTGCCGCTGGAAATCTAACGATGATGGTGAGGTAA
- the accB gene encoding acetyl-CoA carboxylase biotin carboxyl carrier protein: protein MLKVQEIRELIKLVDQSSIDEFSYEYEGSKIKMKKHGAVKSVVENVQAAASAPAPQPAPVVQEAPKPEPKMEAAAVQEVKQEEVQDTSNLHKIVSPMVGTFYQSSSPEADAYVKTGSKVSKDSIVCIVEAMKLFNEIEAEVNGEIVEVLVKDGQLVEYGQPLFLVKPE, encoded by the coding sequence ATGTTAAAAGTACAAGAAATCAGAGAGTTAATCAAACTAGTAGATCAATCAAGCATTGACGAATTTTCATATGAGTATGAAGGATCAAAGATCAAAATGAAAAAGCACGGAGCAGTTAAATCTGTAGTTGAGAATGTTCAGGCAGCAGCATCTGCACCAGCTCCGCAGCCAGCGCCAGTCGTACAGGAAGCTCCGAAACCTGAGCCAAAGATGGAGGCAGCAGCGGTCCAGGAAGTGAAGCAGGAGGAAGTACAGGATACATCAAACTTACATAAGATTGTCTCTCCGATGGTCGGGACTTTCTATCAATCTTCTTCACCTGAAGCGGATGCATATGTCAAGACAGGTTCGAAGGTAAGCAAGGATTCAATTGTATGTATCGTCGAAGCAATGAAGCTCTTCAACGAAATTGAGGCAGAAGTCAATGGGGAAATCGTTGAAGTTCTTGTTAAAGATGGACAGCTTGTAGAATACGGCCAGCCTTTATTCCTGGTTAAGCCCGAATAA
- a CDS encoding Asp23/Gls24 family envelope stress response protein produces MSEQQHLLEMSHDENGLGKVEIAPEVIEVIASIAASEVEGVTQMRGSFAAGVVERLGKKNHGKGVKVELAEEGIKVDVYCVMKFGVSIPVVAQKIQDNIRQALLNMTALDATEVNIHVVGVQFENQKVEPEIEQEV; encoded by the coding sequence ATGAGCGAACAGCAACATTTACTTGAAATGAGCCATGATGAGAATGGTCTGGGAAAAGTTGAAATCGCACCTGAAGTAATTGAAGTCATTGCCAGCATCGCTGCATCCGAAGTAGAAGGTGTCACGCAAATGCGCGGCAGCTTTGCAGCAGGAGTAGTCGAAAGACTTGGCAAGAAGAACCACGGCAAAGGTGTCAAAGTCGAGCTTGCAGAAGAAGGAATCAAGGTTGACGTGTATTGTGTCATGAAGTTTGGCGTATCGATTCCAGTGGTTGCACAAAAAATCCAGGACAATATCCGCCAGGCATTATTGAACATGACGGCACTTGATGCAACAGAAGTAAATATCCACGTAGTCGGCGTCCAGTTCGAAAATCAAAAAGTGGAACCAGAAATCGAACAAGAAGTTTAA
- the spoIIIAF gene encoding stage III sporulation protein AF yields the protein MDFLKEWITNIIIFILLATVLDMLLPNSSFQKYTKIVTGLILIAIILSPVLKLFTSDFETAIASMGQFSSFEDEKIKNSIEFQKKEIQASQHAYILETMAVQLKTAAEEELMEQQGMEIANIELEVNDQDQRPFPENLEYVIVHLKKAEDEGETVAVVREVEIDTNAPLPSKQTSQNTDQISSLLSEKWNVPEKSIQIMIEGGSDEHGQ from the coding sequence ATGGATTTTCTAAAAGAATGGATTACCAATATTATTATTTTCATACTCCTGGCAACTGTCCTGGATATGCTCCTGCCAAATTCGAGCTTCCAGAAGTACACAAAAATCGTCACAGGTTTGATTTTGATTGCCATCATTCTGTCTCCAGTATTGAAATTATTTACATCAGATTTTGAAACAGCGATCGCATCGATGGGGCAATTCAGTAGTTTTGAGGATGAAAAGATAAAAAATTCAATAGAATTTCAGAAAAAAGAAATACAAGCATCCCAGCATGCATATATTTTAGAAACAATGGCTGTCCAACTGAAAACAGCCGCAGAGGAGGAGTTGATGGAGCAGCAAGGAATGGAGATTGCTAATATCGAGCTTGAAGTAAATGATCAGGATCAGCGGCCTTTCCCTGAAAACCTGGAGTATGTCATCGTGCACCTGAAAAAAGCCGAAGATGAGGGAGAGACTGTGGCAGTAGTAAGAGAAGTAGAAATTGATACGAACGCACCCCTTCCATCAAAACAAACCTCTCAGAATACAGATCAAATATCTTCTCTTCTGTCAGAGAAATGGAATGTTCCTGAAAAATCAATTCAAATCATGATAGAAGGGGGGAGTGACGAGCATGGACAATGA
- the accC gene encoding acetyl-CoA carboxylase biotin carboxylase subunit: MIKKLLIANRGEIAVRVIRACRELGVESVAVYSEADKESLHVQLADEAYCIGPKASKDSYLNFTNIISVAKLTGCDAIHPGYGFLAENADFAELCRECNITFVGPSPEAIQKMGTKDVARETMKQANVPIVPGSQGIVESTEDAVSLANDIGYPVIIKATAGGGGKGIRVARTEQELVKGINITQQEAMTAFGNPGVYIEKYIEDFRHVEIQVLADSYGHTIHLGERDCSIQRRLQKLLEETPSPALDGEIRAEMGEAAVKAAKAVDYTGAGTVEFIYDYRNRKFYFMEMNTRIQVEHPVTEMVTGVDLIKEQIKVASGERLSLKQEDVQFNGWAIECRINAENPAKNFMPSAGKIKMYLPPGGFGVRIDSAAYPGYTIPPYYDSMIAKVITYGSSREEAIDRMKRALGEFVVEGIHTTIPFHLKLLNHEKFVEGQFNTKFLEMYDVMSEE, encoded by the coding sequence ATGATAAAAAAATTACTGATAGCCAACAGAGGAGAAATAGCAGTCCGGGTCATCCGTGCCTGCAGGGAATTGGGTGTTGAATCCGTCGCAGTTTATTCAGAAGCGGACAAGGAATCATTGCATGTTCAGCTTGCGGATGAGGCATATTGCATCGGACCAAAGGCTTCAAAGGACAGCTATTTGAATTTCACCAACATTATCAGCGTAGCCAAGCTGACCGGGTGTGACGCCATCCATCCAGGTTACGGCTTCCTTGCAGAGAATGCCGATTTTGCGGAGCTTTGCAGGGAGTGCAATATCACGTTTGTCGGTCCATCTCCTGAAGCGATCCAGAAGATGGGGACAAAGGATGTTGCCAGGGAAACGATGAAGCAGGCGAATGTACCGATAGTACCGGGTTCACAGGGAATCGTTGAGAGCACGGAAGATGCTGTCAGTCTGGCGAATGATATCGGTTACCCTGTCATCATCAAGGCGACAGCTGGCGGAGGCGGTAAAGGTATCCGGGTGGCAAGGACCGAGCAGGAACTGGTCAAAGGAATCAATATCACCCAGCAGGAAGCGATGACAGCGTTCGGCAACCCGGGCGTTTATATTGAAAAATATATTGAAGATTTCCGCCATGTTGAAATTCAGGTGCTTGCTGACAGTTACGGCCACACAATCCATCTTGGAGAGCGTGATTGCTCCATCCAAAGGCGCCTGCAAAAGCTGCTTGAAGAAACACCTTCTCCGGCGCTTGACGGGGAAATCAGGGCAGAAATGGGAGAAGCTGCGGTCAAGGCTGCGAAAGCAGTTGATTATACCGGTGCGGGCACGGTAGAATTTATATATGACTACCGCAATCGCAAATTTTATTTTATGGAGATGAATACCCGCATCCAGGTTGAACATCCTGTAACTGAAATGGTTACCGGCGTCGATTTGATTAAGGAACAGATCAAGGTTGCTTCCGGCGAAAGGCTTAGCCTTAAGCAGGAAGATGTGCAGTTCAACGGCTGGGCGATCGAATGCCGGATTAACGCAGAAAATCCAGCGAAAAATTTCATGCCATCGGCAGGCAAAATCAAAATGTATCTCCCTCCAGGCGGTTTTGGTGTTAGAATAGATTCAGCGGCATATCCTGGTTATACAATCCCGCCTTACTATGATTCAATGATCGCGAAGGTCATTACTTATGGAAGCAGCCGGGAAGAAGCGATTGACCGCATGAAGAGAGCGCTTGGTGAGTTTGTGGTTGAAGGAATCCACACCACCATCCCGTTCCACCTTAAGCTGCTGAACCATGAGAAATTCGTGGAAGGGCAGTTCAATACGAAATTCCTGGAAATGTATGATGTAATGTCAGAAGAATAA
- the spoIIIAG gene encoding stage III sporulation protein AG, whose amino-acid sequence MDNEKGPLSWLKKQLSGKDGPPEKKSGKYQYLMIVVLFGAAIMLIGNILGDQNPDMAVTATKEAETQEDAAVFGQKKSAGNDVISEYEEAYEAQLTEMLEGINGVGNVTVFVNVDATERKVLEKNTVIQSQTTDETDREGGKRKVQEASQDEQLVIIRNGEKEVPIVLETKKPEIRGVLVVAKGAENIQVKKWIIEAVTRALDVPNHRVAVMPKKSKGE is encoded by the coding sequence ATGGACAATGAGAAAGGTCCACTTAGCTGGCTTAAAAAGCAATTAAGCGGCAAAGACGGGCCGCCAGAGAAGAAATCGGGAAAATACCAATACTTAATGATTGTCGTTCTGTTCGGGGCCGCAATCATGCTCATAGGCAATATCCTGGGAGACCAAAATCCTGATATGGCTGTTACAGCCACTAAGGAGGCAGAAACTCAAGAGGATGCAGCCGTATTTGGGCAAAAGAAATCGGCGGGTAATGACGTCATTTCCGAGTATGAAGAGGCTTATGAAGCTCAGCTGACTGAAATGCTAGAAGGAATAAATGGCGTCGGGAATGTCACAGTCTTCGTAAACGTGGATGCCACTGAGAGAAAGGTTCTTGAGAAGAACACGGTCATCCAGTCACAAACGACGGATGAAACCGACCGGGAAGGCGGCAAACGCAAGGTCCAGGAGGCTTCACAGGATGAGCAGCTGGTCATCATCCGCAACGGTGAAAAAGAGGTTCCTATCGTTCTCGAGACAAAGAAGCCAGAAATCAGGGGTGTCCTCGTTGTGGCAAAGGGAGCCGAAAATATACAAGTGAAAAAATGGATTATCGAGGCCGTCACCAGGGCTTTGGATGTACCAAACCATAGGGTGGCAGTCATGCCTAAAAAATCTAAGGGGGAATAA